DNA from Balaenoptera acutorostrata chromosome 14, mBalAcu1.1, whole genome shotgun sequence:
GATGCTGACATCGGAGAAACAGACAGGTTCCTAATACAGATTAGACCAGCTGCGCTCTACCTACGAGAGCAACCTTTTCAGAAACCTagcaaaataaccaagagaaataatactaaaataaaaacatctttgaCTTTACAGATCTCTCCCTTTGGAACATGCCACACTGGTCGGTCACAGTAACAGAACAAGCAGAGACATAAAGCGCCCGTCCTTCTTTCAAATTTGAGATTTCCAAAACCACAAATGGACTCTTACAACGTCAGTGAAGGCCGCTCTCTTTCCAGCTACCGCTCATCAGGTTTTGAATTTTCCCTAGTATGCCAGAGTTTCAAAAGAAGTCTCGTTTAAATTCTACCTTACAAACACTACACCACATGACCTTATAAAAACAAATTCTCTGAACTCTACCCACAGGGCTCTTGTGGGTTTTGGAACATGCTGTTCTGTGCTTCTGCTTCCACGTGTGCCGGCAGAGACACTGTGACTGTCCCCCCACGCAAGGCACACTCTACACCACAGCCCCTTCTTGAATTTCAGGGGCAAACTGCCTTCTACATGGGGTTTTGAAACAGGGGTGAAACCCATCCTCTCACTCACGTTTATTTTCTCTGTACTCGATGAAACACAGCGTGCAAAAGCCTTTGTTCTCTGGAGTCCCAAAATACATGCAGCCCGCTTTCCTGCACTTGCTGGTCCCCGTCCTGTCCCCTGGAGTCCGTGCGGCCGGGGAGCGGCGGCCAGAGGGAGCCTCGGGCCCGGCTCTGCGGCAGGCGTGCGGGGAGAGGCTCTGTGCGAGCTGTGAGGGGTCAGACTTGGAGCGCTGGTGGCAGGAGAGGGGGCTGCTCGAGCTGAGGTTCGGGGCGGGCTCGGCTGTAGTCCTTTTAAAGCAAGCGCTGCAGATCCCATTAAACGTCCTGGTGACGTCCTGGAGGCAGGCTCGGCACTTGCCGGGGTCGAGATGCTGCGCGGGGTCCGAGCGGTGGCCCGCGGGGAGCTGCCGGGCGTTGTGGCATCGCTCGCAGAAGCCATTGTGCTGCACGTTGAGGGTGAAAGGGCAGCCGGGGCTCCTGCACTTCATGGCCGTGGTCTCGCTGAACAGGAAGAGACTGGGTGCTGTCGGAGGGGCTGAGTGGGGACCCCCGGCGGGCTCCTCGGGGCTCCAGGCCTCCCCCCGGGAGGCCCCGAGCACCAGGCGGGGCAGCGCCTCAGGGCCCGGCTTGGAGCTGGGCTTTGGGgctttggtttgtttcttttgccgCCTCTCCGAGCACTCGTGGCACAAAGGCTGGGTGTTCACGGACATGAAGAAAGGGCAGTTGGGCGTTTCGCATTTGATGTCCATGAGAGAAAGCTGGGGGACGGAAGGTTCCAAAGGATTCTGGGGGTGCGTGTCTCTCCGCCCCTGCTCATTGTTTTCCTGCCACTTCTTGTACTCGTGCTGGACAAGCTCAAAGTAATCATCTACCAGGTTTATTTCTTTGGGTAAGTTAGCTTCATCCAACCTAAAGACCAAAAGGAAAAACATGagactacacacatacacacacacacacatacgatTTTACACCACTAGATCATAgagcaaacttttaaaatgtgggCTGTGGTGATAACTTCATAACCATTCACTGAAATGCAGCCTATGATGAAGACTTTGCACCTCTAACGTAACACGGTCCAATACTGTTGAGAAGACGTCATTATTTCGAGAATCAGtctcatttaattaattttggtCCACCCCAAATTATAGATAATTCTAAAGAAAGGGCTACTCAGGGGCTGCTTCTACACTTAATTACCCTCTTCCTCTTTGAAAAAGTCACTTTTACTTTCTAACTTCTCAGAGATCAAATTTCTAGTGAAACATTATTCAGGGTATTCATTTGCGATGAGCTTACTTTATAGTACAAACTACCTTGTAACGTGTTCTGTATTttgctttattaatttattttattaattttaaacgTGCACCTGGTCTCTATTGGCGGTAACTGCCACCAGCAGTAACTAAGAGGCGGACACACCATCAGGCGCTACCTACTGACTTCTGACTCTGTAATTTGTTCATCTCCACTCTGAGAAACCGATTCTCTTAGGCCTTCTCGGTCTTGTGCATTTCAAGTTCTAGGAAATAGGCATCTCTTTATCATCAAGCCAGTGTTTACAATTTTGATATCTGTACAACCTGCACTCTgggtctctcctccccaccccatgcgGCCAAGTCACGTGCCTGCCACATAAACACATTCTACAGCTCAGTCTGTGTCTGGTGTGTCTGCCTTACCCAGAAGCCAGGAGAATGAGTGttttgtttctaagaattttcgCTTGCTAGTCTAGCACtagggcaattaaaaaaaaaaaaacaacccatccTTGATGTGAACGCACTTTTTAAAGCCACAGGGCTGACGCTCACCATCCAGACATGCAGTAAAAATCATTTTGGATAAATTACTTGTTCCCATTTGAAACCCAAGTTAGTGCCACCTGAAGTGATTGTCTCTGACTCACACACGAGCCCCTAAACTTGTTTCACGCTGGAGGAAACCAGCTTCAAATAACTCTACTGTCGGTCTTTGGGGTAGCAGCAGCTTAAAGATGACGAAGGATAGAGCAAAACACAAACTGCTTACTTTGCAGCGTTAATTAAATGGGTGGTGCCACGGCCCCAGCCTTGAACAGGGATTTCTATCACCATCAAGTACTCTTTCAGGAGCTTGTCCTTCGTCTCATTTTCAGGATCTGTCAAAAAGTGAACTTGTAAGTCTTCgaatcttcctctctctctgttaaCAAGTGGAACGGCTCGgatttctgagggaaaaaaaataacacatcagCAAAATATGATTCTACTAAAGGAGATTATGTGTGAGGCCATATATATAACGACTACATTTTGAAAATGCAGAAAGGATACAACTACAGAGTGGAAAAGTATTATCTGGCCACAAAATCAAATGGGGAAACGAACTGTGCTAAACTCTTAATAAAAAACACacggttgggacttccctggtggtgcagtggatgaaaatccgcctcccaatgcaggggacatggcttcgagtcctggtccgggaagatcccacatgccgcggagcaactaagcccgtgcgccacaactactgagcttgcgctctagagcccgggagccacaaactactgagcccatgcacctacagcccgtgctccacaacaagagaagccaccgcaatgagaagcccgcgcaccgcaacgaagacccaatgcagccaaaaataaataaaatttaaaaaacccaaaaaaactctACATGGTTTCCAGGAAGCCCACAGCATATTAAGCAGCCTGGAGACAGTAGGTCTTATTGGTTAAATCCCACACTCAGAACCAGACCGACCTGGGTTCGAGTCCTGACTTTGCTACCATCCATCTCTGTGACATCaggtaagttatttaacttctctgggcttcaagTGCCTCATCTGTACTATAAGGCTATCGCATCCACAGGGATGCTGTGAAgatgaagtgaaataaaataatgtaccTAAGCCTTTGTAAAGTGCCTTATTAGCTCCTCATTACGCTACTACAATAATAGCTAACCTGCCAGACATTTACCTgccccatgccaggcactgtattatGGGCTAATTAAGAAATGGTAGCAGTAATATACATTATCTCCTACTTGCCACTAACGTGCTGAAAGTACTTCCCAAACTATAGACAAAAAGTTGCGGGCGCATTACGATGACTGTTATTGCATCACTGTTGCTAAACAACTGACAGAACActgtatttaaataaaactaattCACTTAAATGAGACTTTCAATAAGGAGCAAAAAAGCAAACCCTGACGTTCAGGAGAAACGGGGTGTACCAGTATCTACCAGCAAGTACAAATGTGAATAGATGCTCAGTTTGCTCACCAGGTCCACTGTCCTTCATGGTCACCAGGGGTACAAAGTGTTGGCTGTCGTAGCCGAGAATGATGGGGTATCTGTAGCATTCCTGCGCAGGCCAATGGAGAGGCAAGTAAATTCCGCCCACCTTCAAAGGAGCGAAATTGGAACCCGATTCCAAACTTCTCAGCATTTTGTCTGtttaaggaaacagaaagaaacaataaGGCCCTCCGTGGCTTTCATCAGATTCCATTCAACTATGGTCTCCTGTAACTTTGGTAGCATGGGTTTTGCTAAGAGGTAAAGCACTAAAGCTGAAAAGCACTTACATACAGGTAAGCCCTCAGCAGGCATCTCACCTGAAATGACAATGATCGGCCTTCTGAGGATGTTGCAAAGGACAAATATGTGTATTTCTTCCAGTGAATTATACTGAAGTCCACTGCGGGCCACTGGTATGTCCGCGGATGCCATTTTGACAAGGCTGTCCCATTCATCAGTCCAATTCTAAGGGGACAGAAAGGAAATCATTGAATGTACTCTGCACTAAAAAACAATTCTGGCTTCACTCTATAATCAATCACTTGTATCACTCAGCTTACTTTTACCCTTTCTTGAAATTATCATTTAAACGATCACCCTTTTGTCCCCACTTTGGTTTTCTTCCCTTACTTTTTTCCACTACAAGGCAAACTCAAAAGtaggggaggatggggagagcACCTGCTTTCAAAAAAATCCCTGATGAGGCATAATGTCAACACTCCTCATCCAAATGTGCACAAAAATCCCAAACTTGTGACTGAAAATGGGGAGGCACCCGTCTGAATTTGATTGGCTGGCGCTCAGTAAAGCATGAGAAGGTCAATCAAACTGAAAAACAACTAAAACGccacagggaagcccaagatcagaAAGATCATTCTAAGATGACTCCCCAGCTGGGAAGCTGCTGCCCTGGAGCCCCCCAGCAGTGACAAGAGCCTCAGGTCCATCCCACAGGAGGCTTCTGGTGTTTTCCATCAACTCTGCTTTGCCAAGTTCATGTGACCCGGCAAATCACatgctccttgagagcagggactggCCGAAGGTACTGTTTTGCCACCATGGAGCTCTGTCAATAGATGCTTGATGAGGAAACACAACATACCCGGGTATCGTAGCAAAGCCCCGTTTCCACGAATTCCTGAGACTTAAGAGACTCCAGCTGCCAGCGGAATTTAAAGTTGCGGGTGTCCGTCTCCTTGAGGGTGCTGAAGAGCGCCTTCCTCAGGACCAAGTCTGTGTCCTGAACACCCCACATGTACTGGGAAGCAGCGTGCATGAGGCAGTTTCCGTCACCTGAGGACAGAAGGGAAGCAAATTCAAGCAATCTACATCTAAGGCCTAGCAGGGGTTTACAGAATAAACTAGCCTTACGGCTACCATGCGGGGACCCAATAGCGCTTGTGAGAAACGCCAGTGGTTTAATGTCTTAGTCGAAGGGCTAACTGGTAACATTTCACAAGGTGATGACAGCTTTAacgaaagaaaaatatatcattctttgaactcttatttttaatgaatgataCTAACAGAGCCAAGGAACCAGGGACCGAGAGTCAGGGGCCCTTGGTTCCAGCCTGGCTCTGCCCTAACTAGTTTAGGTGACCTTGGGGGGAAATTCCTTAACGTCTGAgtatttttcctctttggaaatgAGGACATTGGATTATGATCTCTGAAGTCCATTCCTTTCTAACATGCCTTGATTTTCTGGCTAAGACGCTGGCACTATTGCTCTCTGACTCTGAGAGAGAACCCCCAGGGTAACATGCTCAAACTAGGAAGCTGGTCTGCCTCCATTTACTAGACAGGGACAGTCTGGCCATGACTCAGTGGTACATGACTTGACCATCCCACCACAGCCTTTGGGGCCTGGGAGCTTCCTCTCCTGGTCTGTAAAGTGGGATTGAGAAGACTGAATTACCTACTGCCTGCCCACCTCACCCCCAGAAATGCCTTGTGTGAACCCGCCTGTTAGCAATTAGAGTCCTTTTTCAGAGTTAAAGAGGGCCTCAATGTCTACATTTGAAAATAGTTCAGTGTTTAGGGCTGGCACTTGAAGAATTTTGAGCCTTTTGAGAAAAAGATAGGTCTAATTTTATTCTATCACTTTGTTACTTTTATAGGTTAAAATCCACAATTCATGAGACTGCATTGCTTTTTGAACTCCAAAGAATAAACATTTTGGAGGtctgtttaatattaaaaaagttAACTCCTTAGTCTCTTTTGGGAAGTGCATAattgtttttataaagaaaagttCAATCGTGTTCTTACATTGTTCTATGGGGCAATAAAGCTATTTGAAATTTTACCAAATCTTAATTATAGGCAActgtaaacaacaacaacaacaaaccctcaAAAATATATCTGCAGCCAGTATCCGTTCAATTTACACACTTAGAAAAACTAGCTAAATAAACATTCAAACAAATGAACCAAAAAGATCGCTCAAGGCTTGTGTCTTGGCAGAAATGTAGCAACAACTGCATTCTGTTGAAATTTCCCCTTTGCAAAATCTAGAGCAAAGATaaggctttttttcttcttgtgcttACTTTCAGTTCTTTATTGAGATGCACCAGCATAAAATTCCCTAAGTAACATCTGGAATTCCCCAGCGCTAAGTTATTTGACTAGCAATTGAGCAACAGCTATTGTACTTTTTGTTCTGGTGTGTAGACATTTAAAGTGCGAAGTGCACCCTGGACTTTCCAAGTGGGTGTGGTCAGGGTGAGCTGGAATAGGGCTACTCATTATACAAGTGAAATCGCTGCAGCCAATAGACGTTGGAATTTTTCACATGAAGTTTCAATTTTATGCCACCTACTCCCTTCCTCAATCACCAGTCTCATATCCTCAAATGCAAACTTGTGAATCACCCCCTCCCCAAACAGACCATTGACTTTGTAGAGCCCTCCTATAGGGggaaggcttaaaaaaaaagtgctaataaaaatcagagaggaaaagtcatttgtttccttccttcccctaaatatcttttcttccttttccagaaaTTTAAGGAACTTTTTTGCAAGTGGTGAAATAAAAGGATTCTGAGCCTAAAAATCCTTACTTCTCAGAAAATCATATCAGAATGCACTTGCTTTTGTAGTTTTGTTTGGAGCGTGAATCCTTGATTTAAATGACCTATCTTTGCAAAGCaagtatttactttttatattccatttttttctcttaaggaaCCAGAGCAAGTTAACCCTAAAATCTCAGTTCAGTtcatgataatatggtttttctctttctaccacATTTCTAATTTGGCAGAATCTCTTCTTTCCAACTCTCCCACCTCTTTTTGTAACCAAATGGGAGAGAGTTAAAACCACAGACTGTCAGGAACATAAACCCCTTGATGATGACTTAACATAATTACCTACTTCTAAGCATCACTTGACTTAATGCCAAGAACAACGTAAACACTACATAGCCCCAGTTTTCTTTCTATGTTTCTAAGAATCTATgcttcaaaaataaaagcaagatgtTGAGGTAATGCTAACTTCcagaaccaaaggaaaaaaacatgtcCCTCAATCGTGCCAAGTTACCCAAGTCAAAAATGGCCAAAGTGAATGTTCCAATTTATTTAAGTTGATGTTCTTATCATCTCACTGTCAACAAGGATGTACTAATTTTGCCCTTCGACGTATTATTTTGATCGGGATGGTTTAGGGTTGTCACTGATCTGAGGACAGGAGCCTTTTGAGAAAAAGGCCTTACTTAAGACCATAAGCAGTCCACTTGCTTCTTGTAATAATTCGCTACATTTATAAAGTAGAATTTTGTATCTGCATGAAACAGTATGTTCAAACGTTTCTGTGATGTGCATACTCTTgctcaaaggaaataaataacaaacaaaacagtaAAGCTTAGAACAGGAAACACCTACTAGTCATAAAAGGCCATTGGGAAGACAGTCACAGACAGCAAGAAATGCAGTACAGTACTAGGAATCCCTAAAAAAACATGAAGTAGAGGTCTAAAACCTGCACTAAAAATCTCAAGTATCTTTCTAGTTCATATCATGGGATTGTAGGCAACAGAACCCAGGTAAGGGAGGAGCTGACAACAGTCACTGGTTAACCCATAAAATGTCACTGATTCAAGAAGTGTAAGGCCATCATCACAAGCATTTTCTAATGACAGTGGGAAACGCTACCAGTTTTCACACAATGCTTTCCTTTTGAACTTAAAGCCTTTTGATATTTCCATTACTGGCTAAGGAAGGGTATTTCACAGATGATTAAACAGTTGCAAGAATTACATACAGAAGTCATACATACATACCGTACACATATACTTAATAGGTGCATGGTGTCTAGAAATGCATTCTTAAAGCCTCAGTGTGCTCTGCTGTCTAACATACACTAGAAAATATCCTTgattaaaatattcacaaaacaaGCTTGCTTTCGTTACGTGCCCCTTATAGAATCTCTCTACTAAGGTACCTACGGCCTTAAGAGATTCGATTTGTACTGGTGCTATTACCTTCTAAGAAATGGGCACCCAGGCCGGTGGGAGCCACCCCAGCCCCCAGACAAAAGCACGTCTTACCATTTGTTTTCAGCGCCACAAGCTTCCTGACTTCTCGACACCAGTTGAGCTTCTTCTGGCTTTCCAGGGAGGCCTGGATGTTTCTGTCGATGAGAGCATTGTGGATGATCTCCCGAAACTGTGGACAAAACTGGCAAGTTCTGAACATTTCCAGTGTGTACCGGTGCATGGCTTTAAAATGGTGAATGATTCCATTGGTgggtttaaaaatatcttctggaGTTCTCTCTCTTATCTTCACAGCTTTCCGCATATTGCTCAAATACAAAGCCAGAGGAAGGAGTTGCTCAGCCATGGTGCTCTCCAACacctgaagaggagggaaagaaaacccCACGCCGTTAGCTCGGCTTTGATATGACTCCTATATACCTGCCTGCAGGAAACCCCAGTGTTTGATCTTGTCATTACCCTAAGCGGTAGGCAAAAGATCTTAGTCACCTCTACTCCCAGGATACTAGCTGGCCCCAAAGATGAACTCACACCGGACTGTTTTAAGTTACATCACTTTTAAAGATTAGTCTAAACAAGAGAAGGAAGGCGGGGAGTGGGCAACGAGGAGGAGGGGAATAACCCATGTTTTCAGTAACATTTGTCAGGGAACCAAGCCTGTCTGTCAGCAACAGGTATGGTGCCTCGTAACCGACTGAAAATCCCACTTCATCCTGATGCCGCTCTGGGGCAGCCACTGGATTTTAGGCACCCTGAATGCCAGTTACAGGCACAATGTAGTCCTGACAAGTCTGGCTCCTTTCCTAACAGCACCACCGAGCAACCCTTGCTCTTAGGCAAAGTCTTGATTGACCTCTTTCAAGCACTCCCTCCCTATACTggaaagataataaatattttctgaaaaatccTGCAATTTTATGCTGCCACCTAGGCTATTGATTGGACTTTTCTCTTTAGTCtccaaaagaaatatttataaagcgTTTACTTGtaaaatgtattataatataCAAAGAGTTAAACTGAATGTTTTATAACCAACAAAAAAGCTTATTCCCAGCAAGATGTTTTGCAATTTTAAGAGCAAACAGTCAGCGGTCTTTCAGAACCTCTCCACTGAACTTAACAACAtcagaataaaaaatagaataataataacaataatagaataataaattCTATACTTCCAAGAGCAGATATTGGAAGTACAGAACTATATTCTATATAATTACAGAATTAACTGTATTACTTCAACTCAACCGTCAACCAAATTTTATTATCGTCCTCCAGGTACCAACACTCAGGTGGATTTCGCACCCTGTCTTCACCCTGAAATCTTCAAGCACAATGAACtggtggaaagaaataaaagtctggAAGCAGACAAGGAAAGAAGTTTCAGCCAGAGGGACCACTCAGGACAAATGAAAGAGGAGGGGGGCAAACCCCAGCATCTCCAACCCATGCCAACAGCATGGAATGATGGAATGATGTAACGTGGGATCTTTACAGAGCAGAGCTTTGTGGAGAGCCAGCTCACATTCGCTGGCCCTTAGTAGGGTACCTTGCCATCCATCCTAATTTCCAAAATGAAGACAAAGATATTTTCAGAGCATGAAGAGAGCCCCTAGGAAGTTTCACTGCATTTGTTGATCCCACTCCTGTGTCATACTCTTTACCAGGGCAAGCCTCTAGCTGAGAAAGAAGCTAAACCAATGTAAGAGGGAGAAGAAACCTAGATTACAGAGAAGCCAGTCCTGGTGGGTCTCAGCTCTCTCAAAGCCATTGATAAAATGGTCTAAATTCTCATGGCCCGCTCCAAGGAGAGAGGTAGACTAGAAGACTCTGAGGTTGCTTCTAGAGGTGGTAGATTTAGCTCAGGATTCCTTATCTGATAGCTGGGTGATGCCTGGAAGAAGTCATTCTCTGGGTCAAATGGCAATCAGTGCTTTGATGTCAGATATTCCTTGCAGGTGGATTTGGGCAAAATCATGGCAGGACCACAGACACAACGAAGGGACAAAAATATCACACACACTTCCCCTTGGTGGCATGGCAAATGCCTCTTTCACGATGTCATTCATTTGTCCATCCATCACTCAACAAGCACTGCCTGACCACATACTTCTACTGCCTGACCATCAGCTTGATGCTGAGGCTAAAGATAAAGACAACCTTATTCCCCGGCTTGAAATCACATGACCACCTTAGTCTCCATCCACGGCAACTGCGGTACCGGTCCTGCTCAGGTATGTCCCACACCATCCAGGGGCAGGGCTTTGCTGAGAAGCCCGGTCTTCCAACACCCGCCCTTTGCTAATCTCAGGACACCACTCCTGTGGTTGCAGTGCCTGCTTCTCTCACAAGGAAACAGACAGGCAAGAGGAAGATTTGAAACAAGCTAGTTGTagcttctttttgcttttttgactCTTCTATTATCTTCTTCTTCACCTAAGATCTTTCAGCAAAGTTTTCAAATAGTGAGAGCTGGAACCATAGGCAAGACATGCAAATGTCAACATTTGAAAGCCCGGTGTCACCTCACTCATAGGTTCAGCCTCGCACGGCCTGCAGAACTGCCtccttaaaagaaatcaaaacccACCGCCCAACTGCCCAGGACTTGGACTTCTCCACACTTAAGATTAAAGAATAATCTGACCAGTGATAAAGAATTTCTGAGCTATGACTGTAATGTCCTTATATGCAAAGACATACAATATTACCCGTAACACTTCTTTCATGTTTGTTACGTCATTGGCTTTTTATCAACAAATATCGACTTTAGAAAGTACCCctccaaaaattcaaaaattgtacaaagaattggaaaaaaaaaaaaaaaaaaagaagcactttaGACCACGGAGACTGAAGCAGTAACTGGCTGTTTAATACTCTGGGACATTAGGGCTGTGGTCCAGAGGACCCTGAAACACTGGTTCTCTCAGAAGGCTGCCCTGAGATACTTGACCAGAGCGGCTTTCCAAGGAAAGAAGATCAGAGGCAGGGAGAACTGAAAACAAAGCGGTCTCAACAAGTTCTGAGCTCCTTCCTTACTTAATACCACGGCTTTCCTGAAAGGCCAGGTGGCAGGATGTGGGACGACCCCGGCTGACAAAGACAGTCTGACTGGGGGATAGGGGCCTGCAGATGCTCTAAACTGGAGCCCCCAAAGGCAGGCCGACCACCCACTGCTACACGCATACTTCTCTGACACTGCTTAACTCTCAGTGTCTGCAAGCCGTCCCGGGAAGTTGAGCTGACCTGGCTCCCCGCCCCCTGGGTTTTGCTGCCCCTGAGGCATCCCACACCTTTGGGCTGGTGCTACAACAATCTGGAAAGAGGCCACAGCAGTTTGCAAGGGCTACGTAGCCGTAAGCATGCAGAGCTTGATTCCAAAAAAGACAAGCCAAAGAGCAAAGCACCAATGACCACCCGCGACCAAGCGGCCCCGGGGGCGACTCTCCCCGCAGGCAGCTACCTTTCAAGTTCTCTGCATTATCTGCAAGAAACAGCTGGCTGGATCCTTGAATCCCGGCTGTCACCCCAACATCTGGCGCGGCCCCCTCAACTCTCAGCAGATCAGAATCTACAACGGGTACAAACGGCCAACAAACTCCTCTCTGGAACCGCTGCAAAACCAAGGCCAGGTCGACGGGGCCAGCCCGCGGGTCGCTGCCAAATTCGCACCCGCAGCCCTTGCCCGGGGGAGACGGCACAGGGACGCGGGGGTTACCTCTTCGGGACACGCGATCCTCTGCAGAAACCCCAAGTGCAGGTCAGGACAGGCGTGCGCAGCCGGCTGGGGTCACGGTCGGGGGCGGCGCCCCATGGACGCTCTGCTCGGGGTTAGTTCGCGGGCCGCGCCGGCCGGGGGTGCGGATCTCTtctgccgccgccgctgccgccgcagtTTCCCCGGCGGCCGCTCTTGCTGCTCCGCCCCCGCGGCCCCTAGCTCGTTGCACTTGCCGCCGCCAAGGCTGCAGACTGCcagttctcttttttccctttctgttttaCCGCCCGCGGACAGCCGGGGATTTCCACCCAGGGACTTTCCAGTCACGTGACGCGGGCCGGGCGCCCGGAGCCGGTGGTCTCCTGCCGCTAGGGGGCGCAGGAGACGCGGGAGGCCCGATGCGCTCCGCCCCGCCccgtccccgccccgccccgcctcgcCCGACGCCCGAGAAACTCCTGCGCCCCGCCCCGGGGTGTCCCCGCGTGAGTCACCTGGGCATTTCGGAAGCTGGACTCAACGTCACATCCATGTGGAAATCGCAGTGATGGGAACTGGAAATGAAATAGGTTCTTTTTCTCAGCCGTTTTTCTGCAGAAAATCATCAGCTGTGGAGAACAGAAGGgaaatcataaagaaagaaaaccctaaaaaccACCACAGGCCTGCGCTGGGTTTGCAAAGCTTGGACTGCGCACGTGATGAGCTCGTAGGGGAGCGCCCAACTCTGGGCCCCCGGGGGGATTTCGAGAAAAAGATGCAGTCACAGCCCTTGGTCCCCATCCGCAGCATTCGTGCCAGCCCCGGACCCCAGGCTGCTGCGATGCCGTTTCGAAGTGACGTCAGATCTCGTGGCCCTGCAGCCT
Protein-coding regions in this window:
- the TNFAIP3 gene encoding tumor necrosis factor alpha-induced protein 3, which encodes MAEQLLPLALYLSNMRKAVKIRERTPEDIFKPTNGIIHHFKAMHRYTLEMFRTCQFCPQFREIIHNALIDRNIQASLESQKKLNWCREVRKLVALKTNGDGNCLMHAASQYMWGVQDTDLVLRKALFSTLKETDTRNFKFRWQLESLKSQEFVETGLCYDTRNWTDEWDSLVKMASADIPVARSGLQYNSLEEIHIFVLCNILRRPIIVISDKMLRSLESGSNFAPLKVGGIYLPLHWPAQECYRYPIILGYDSQHFVPLVTMKDSGPEIRAVPLVNRERGRFEDLQVHFLTDPENETKDKLLKEYLMVIEIPVQGWGRGTTHLINAAKLDEANLPKEINLVDDYFELVQHEYKKWQENNEQGRRDTHPQNPLEPSVPQLSLMDIKCETPNCPFFMSVNTQPLCHECSERRQKKQTKAPKPSSKPGPEALPRLVLGASRGEAWSPEEPAGGPHSAPPTAPSLFLFSETTAMKCRSPGCPFTLNVQHNGFCERCHNARQLPAGHRSDPAQHLDPGKCRACLQDVTRTFNGICSACFKRTTAEPAPNLSSSSPLSCHQRSKSDPSQLAQSLSPHACRRAGPEAPSGRRSPAARTPGDRTGTSKCRKAGCMYFGTPENKGFCTLCFIEYRENKHFVPASGKASPTASRFQNTVPCLGRECGALGSSVFEGYCQKCFIEAQNQRFHEAKRAEEHLRASQHRDLPRATQSTSWPKCTRATCRDVLACCSQELCMECQHLGQRVGTSARRPEPVPEEPPTQRCRAPACDHFGNAKCNGYCNECFQFKQMYG